The genomic region ACCAGGCCCAGCCACACCGTGATCCCCGCCGCCACCAGCGACAGCAGCACGGTGGTGGCCGGGGTGATGGGCCGGCGCCGGTGCGAGGCCCGAGACATCAGCACCCCGGTGCCGCGGTAGTGCGCGGGCGCCCCGCCCGGGCGGACCGGCCGTGGCCGCCGCCGGTTCACGGGCCGGGCCCGCCGTACCTGCCCGCCGGTGGCGGTGCGGGTGTCGGTGCGGGTCTGGAGGTGGTCGGCGGTGTGGCTCGGGTGGGTGGAGAGGGGGGTGAGGATCGTCATCGCGCTGCCCTTTCGTCCGCTGTGTTCGCTCTTGTGTTCGAACATAGTCGCTCAGATGTTCGATTGGTAGAACATGTGATCGAACTGTTGCGAAACGATAGAACAGGGCACCGACAAAAAATCGCGCCGCGAAATCCGACCGCCCGACCTGCCCCATGCCCACGCGACACACGTCGAACAAATGTTTGATTAATGCCGCGCCGCGGGTTACATTCCCCCCATGGACTCCAGCAGCGACACTCCGGACCGCACCGGCGGGAGCCGTAGCACCGACACCACGCTGACCGAGCGCCAGCGCACCATCCTCGAGGTCATCCGCGCCTCGGTCACCACG from Mycolicibacterium phlei harbors:
- a CDS encoding LysM peptidoglycan-binding domain-containing protein, coding for MTILTPLSTHPSHTADHLQTRTDTRTATGGQVRRARPVNRRRPRPVRPGGAPAHYRGTGVLMSRASHRRRPITPATTVLLSLVAAGITVWLGLVAQFGGVVGASPAAVPERLAVVQVQTGETLHQVARRVAPDAPAGEIVQQIRELNQLNSAAVDAGQTLIAPVG